One window from the genome of Micromonospora aurantiaca ATCC 27029 encodes:
- a CDS encoding Nif3-like dinuclear metal center hexameric protein translates to MSTTGSPHTVADVVAALDRRYPPAWAEEWDRVGLVLGEPDHPVRRVACVVDVVPETVDEALDAGADMIVAHHPLLLRGVSSVAATTYKGRIVHRLIKADVALHVAHTNADVADPGVSDALAARFGLTGLRPLHPPRPGSPAAGPGRGIGRIGELPTPMTLAELTRLAAAVLPVTAWGVRAAGDPGRMVRTLAVSGGSGDGFLAEATAAGVDAFLTADLRHHPAGEHLAAGGPALLDAAHWATERPWLDDLAAYLAAELDVETVVSDLDTDPWTVHAAAPRPDDKEPRREG, encoded by the coding sequence GTGAGCACAACCGGATCGCCGCACACCGTCGCCGACGTGGTGGCCGCCCTGGACCGCCGTTACCCGCCCGCGTGGGCCGAGGAGTGGGACCGGGTCGGCCTGGTGCTGGGCGAGCCCGACCACCCGGTACGCCGGGTCGCCTGCGTGGTGGACGTGGTCCCGGAGACCGTGGACGAGGCACTCGACGCCGGCGCGGACATGATCGTCGCGCACCATCCGCTGCTGCTGCGTGGCGTCTCCTCGGTGGCCGCCACTACGTACAAGGGCCGGATCGTGCACCGGTTGATCAAGGCGGACGTCGCGCTGCACGTGGCGCACACCAACGCCGACGTGGCCGACCCGGGGGTCTCCGACGCGCTCGCCGCCCGGTTCGGGCTCACCGGGCTGCGTCCGCTGCACCCGCCCCGCCCCGGCTCGCCCGCCGCCGGGCCCGGCCGGGGCATCGGCCGCATCGGCGAGCTGCCCACCCCGATGACGCTCGCCGAGCTGACCCGGCTGGCCGCCGCCGTGCTCCCGGTCACCGCCTGGGGAGTTCGCGCCGCCGGGGATCCCGGGCGTATGGTTCGTACCCTCGCCGTCAGCGGCGGCTCGGGGGACGGCTTCCTCGCCGAGGCGACCGCGGCCGGGGTGGACGCGTTCCTCACCGCGGACCTGCGCCACCACCCGGCCGGGGAACACCTCGCCGCCGGTGGCCCGGCGCTGCTGGACGCCGCCCACTGGGCGACGGAGCGACCCTGGCTGGACGACCTGGCCGCCTACCTGGCCGCCGAGCTGGACGTCGAGACCGTGGTGTCCGACCTGGACACCGACCCGTGGACCGTGCACGCCGCCGCGCCCCGGCCGGACGACAAGGAGCCCCGACGTGAAGGCTGA
- a CDS encoding flavoprotein produces MSGPKTANGHRRVLYVIACGSPLARHVGRLVDLAQREGWTVCVVTTPDGAKFVDRTELARQTGHPVRTHYKNPGDPDVLPPADAMLVCPATVNTINKWAVGITDTLALGLLIEAQGMGVPIAAVPYTNEAMAAHPAFRASLDRLVQWGVRMVFGDHVVRLHPPGTGDRRADAFPWDAGLAALRGADRPVAPVG; encoded by the coding sequence ATGAGCGGTCCGAAGACCGCCAACGGGCACCGGCGGGTGCTCTACGTCATCGCCTGCGGTTCGCCGCTGGCCCGTCACGTCGGCCGGCTGGTCGACCTCGCCCAGCGGGAGGGATGGACGGTCTGCGTGGTCACCACGCCGGACGGCGCGAAGTTCGTCGACCGGACGGAGCTGGCCCGGCAGACCGGCCACCCGGTCCGTACGCACTACAAGAACCCGGGTGACCCGGACGTGCTGCCCCCGGCCGACGCCATGCTGGTGTGCCCGGCCACCGTCAACACGATCAACAAGTGGGCGGTCGGCATCACGGACACCCTGGCGCTGGGCCTGCTGATCGAGGCGCAGGGTATGGGGGTGCCGATCGCTGCCGTCCCATACACGAACGAGGCGATGGCCGCGCACCCGGCGTTCCGGGCCAGCCTGGACCGGCTCGTGCAGTGGGGCGTCCGGATGGTCTTCGGCGACCACGTCGTACGCCTGCACCCGCCCGGCACGGGGGACCGGCGCGCGGACGCCTTCCCCTGGGACGCCGGCCTGGCCGCCCTGCGCGGCGCGGACCGGCCGGTCGCCCCGGTCGGCTGA
- a CDS encoding helix-turn-helix domain-containing protein, which yields MDELPIGRRVAYWRSRRKMSQQVFADRLGKSKSWVDKVERGVRRLDKFSVLYEIADILQIDVQLLHGKDPERRTDALNCIDQVEVEEIRTALERYDSMSAYFDAAPYPPPLADMRKAVNHAWLTYQYGRYGMLTRALPKLLRDAQAADAGYAAGDQVREAAHLLGQVYQIASSVLRKLGECDLAWLAADRSMAVAQRADDPLLAGIATTRVCNALVAMGRPRPALELNVRIAGRLAPGGDNDVRPERLSVYGMLLLQGAMAAARIGDSATVDDLLAGAGEAATMLGGDHNHYWTSFGPTNLELHRAAAAVELGDGGRAVETHMRLSEPAFNALLPERRAHHLLDLARGYSQIGDVANAGDMLLRGDRLAPSEIRCRPIAHELMSEILRRTRGAPPPPIAELAEHMGVGV from the coding sequence ATGGACGAACTGCCCATAGGCCGGCGGGTGGCGTACTGGCGGAGCCGCCGCAAGATGTCCCAGCAGGTCTTCGCCGACCGGCTCGGCAAGTCCAAGAGCTGGGTGGACAAGGTGGAGCGCGGCGTCCGCCGGCTGGACAAGTTCTCCGTGCTCTACGAGATCGCCGACATCCTCCAGATCGACGTGCAGTTGCTGCACGGCAAGGACCCGGAACGGCGTACCGACGCGCTCAACTGCATCGACCAGGTCGAGGTGGAGGAGATCCGCACCGCCCTGGAGCGGTACGACTCGATGAGCGCCTACTTCGACGCGGCGCCCTACCCCCCGCCGCTGGCCGACATGCGCAAGGCCGTGAACCACGCCTGGCTCACCTACCAGTACGGCCGCTACGGCATGCTCACCCGCGCGCTGCCCAAGCTGCTGCGCGACGCCCAGGCGGCGGACGCCGGCTACGCCGCCGGCGACCAGGTACGCGAGGCCGCCCACCTGCTCGGGCAGGTCTACCAGATCGCCTCCTCGGTGCTGCGCAAGCTCGGCGAGTGCGACCTCGCCTGGCTCGCCGCCGACCGGTCGATGGCGGTGGCCCAGCGGGCCGACGACCCGCTGCTGGCCGGCATCGCCACCACGCGGGTCTGCAACGCGCTCGTCGCGATGGGCCGCCCCCGCCCGGCGCTGGAGCTGAACGTCCGCATCGCGGGGCGGCTCGCGCCCGGCGGCGACAACGACGTCCGGCCGGAACGGCTCTCGGTGTACGGCATGCTGCTGCTCCAGGGCGCGATGGCCGCCGCCCGGATCGGTGACTCGGCGACAGTGGACGACCTGCTCGCCGGCGCGGGTGAGGCGGCCACCATGCTCGGCGGCGACCACAACCACTACTGGACCTCCTTCGGCCCGACCAACCTGGAGCTGCACCGCGCGGCGGCGGCGGTCGAGCTGGGCGACGGCGGCCGGGCGGTGGAGACCCACATGCGGCTGTCCGAGCCGGCGTTCAACGCGCTGCTGCCGGAGCGGCGCGCGCACCACCTGCTCGACCTGGCCCGCGGCTACTCCCAGATCGGTGACGTCGCCAACGCCGGGGACATGCTGCTGCGCGGTGACCGGCTCGCGCCCTCCGAGATCCGGTGCCGGCCGATAGCGCACGAATTGATGTCCGAGATTCTCCGTCGCACACGTGGTGCGCCGCCTCCGCCGATCGCGGAGTTGGCTGAACACATGGGAGTCGGAGTATGA
- a CDS encoding bifunctional DNA primase/polymerase, which translates to MWRNVRPRVAHLSPLERVRLRRVAVRYALHGWPVTPGACLANSRFVCGRAGCPTVGCHPALEDWEHAASADPARVATWWRSRPHGILLPTGRAFDVLEVAAHLGRQVLEAVATHPAGFGVRGPALVTPTGRWMFLVRPGDPLRPELEHCFHMVRHGPGSWIPAPPTRLPEGTVRWVVAPEQARWQLPDSYLVQNALIAALRAAGVTLGADLFPGHLPLPRRGR; encoded by the coding sequence ATGTGGAGGAACGTCCGACCGCGCGTCGCTCACCTCTCGCCGCTGGAACGGGTCCGGCTGCGCCGCGTCGCGGTGCGGTACGCGCTGCACGGCTGGCCGGTCACCCCCGGCGCCTGCCTGGCGAACAGCCGCTTCGTCTGCGGGCGGGCCGGCTGTCCCACAGTGGGCTGCCACCCGGCACTGGAGGACTGGGAACACGCCGCCAGCGCCGACCCGGCCCGGGTGGCCACCTGGTGGCGCAGCCGCCCGCACGGCATCCTGCTGCCCACCGGCCGCGCCTTCGACGTCCTGGAGGTCGCCGCCCACCTGGGCCGGCAGGTCCTGGAAGCGGTCGCCACCCACCCCGCCGGCTTCGGCGTACGCGGCCCTGCGCTGGTCACCCCGACCGGCCGCTGGATGTTCCTGGTACGCCCCGGCGACCCGCTGCGGCCCGAGCTGGAGCACTGCTTCCACATGGTACGCCACGGACCCGGCTCGTGGATCCCCGCGCCACCGACCCGGCTGCCCGAGGGGACGGTGCGCTGGGTGGTCGCGCCCGAGCAGGCCCGGTGGCAGCTACCCGACTCGTACCTGGTGCAGAACGCGCTGATCGCCGCGTTACGGGCGGCCGGGGTGACGCTCGGCGCCGACCTGTTCCCCGGTCATCTCCCGCTGCCCCGCCGCGGCCGCTGA